The Hymenobacter sp. DG01 sequence AGGAACTGAACAACAAAGGATTTGAGGTAGAAGTAAGCACCGATGGCCGCAGCTTTCAGCGCGTAGGCTTTGTGGCGGGCCACGGTACCACGGCCACCGCCCAGCAGTACCGCTACACCGATGCAGGAGCTGCTGCCCGTGGCCACCAGCAGTATTACCGCCTGCGCCAGCTTGACCTCGATGGCACGGCCAGCTATTCGCCCGTGAAGCCCGTTGTTTTTGATGCCGCGCCGGCTGTTGCTACCCTCTCGGCCCACCCAAACCCCGCGCACGACGCCTACACTATCGTCCTGACGGCTGCTCATGCCCAGACCGCACAACTGGCTATATATGATGCAGTTGGCCGGCAGGTAGGTCAGCTTTTCGTGCCACTGCAGGTAGGAGAAAACCGCCTGCCCGCCGCCTTCACGGCTACCCAGCCCACGGGGGTATATATGCTGGCTGCTACGGTAGATGGGCAGGTGCTCCGGACCCGGTTGGTACGCGAATAGCCCCGGTAAGAGCAAAGAGTAAACTTTTTTGTCGTTTTCGGGCTTTACCTTTGTCGGCAGATAAGAATAATTCTTATCTGCCGATTGCGTTTTATCAACCAACTTCAACAGATAATGCCCGTAACGAAAGCCACCGACGCTGATTTCCAACAACTACTGCAGGACAACGAGAAAGTAGTAGTGAAATACTACGCCGACTGGTGCGGTAACTGCCGCCTGTTTTCGCCCAAGTTCAAGCGCCTCGCTGAGGCCCACGAGGGCATTGCCTTTCTGGATGTAAACGCCGAGACCAGCCCCGAAGCCCGCAAGCTGGCCAGCGTAACCAACCTGCCCTTCTTTGCCGTGTTCCGCAATGGCGAGCTGGTAGAAACCGTGGCCGCCAGCAAGGAAGAGGCCGTGGCCAGCCTGATTTCCCGCCTCAACTAAGTCGCTCCGCCCATGAAAATGCCCGTTATCAAGCGCCTGGTGGAAACCCAGACGCTGGAAAGCCTGGTAGCTGCCGAAGAGGCCCTGCTGGAAGAGCAGACGCCGGCTTTCGAGGTGGAAGGTGAGGATGAGGGCGAGCAGCTAACCCATGTGTTTGCCGCCATTTTCATCCTCAACCACATGAAAGACCACGGCTCCGATTTCAAGACGGCTCTGCGCGAATACACCGCCAAGGTGCGCGTGTCCATCAGCTAAAGTCTCCGGCTGGCCCGGCCCCGGCGGGGCCTCCCAGAGTAGAAACAGCAAGCCCCTACCTTCCGCCGGAAGGTAGGGGCTTGTCGCGTAGCAGAGGGTAGGCGGGCAGGTGCTTAGAGCATCATCCCGAGGCCGAAAAAGAACAGCAGCTGCAGCAGGTACACGAATGGTACCAGGGGGTTACGCTTGATAAACTCTACCCGATTGAAGTACACCTGTAAGATCAGGCTGACCAGAAACCAGCCCTTGAAGTTAAGCAGTGGAATGACATCATACTGCCAGCTCCAGAAGTCGTAGCGCACGGCCACCGGCTCCAGGCACACATCCAGGCCCACGAGCAGCCCGGCTCCCACCACGGCCCGCAGAAAGCCGGGCAGGGGCAGGTAGCGCGCCAGGATGCCGGCCGAGTAGCTAAGCATAAGCCAGTTGACGCCAATCATGAGGGGCGTGTCCAGCCACTTGGTACCCAGGGCCCCACCGTAAGTATAGCGCCCGAACAGCAGGCCCGTGCGCACGCCCACCACCTCCACGAAAAAGCCCACCATCATGGTTACAATGCAGAAGCTCCAGAAAGCCGGGGTGCGGCGGGGCTGAAAAGCCAGCAGCAATACCAGGGTCAGGAGCAGATTCAGGGGTACGAACTGCAGGTAGAAGCTGGGGTCGTCGGAAAAGCCCAGGCCCAGAAAGCCGGTTACGTGAAACAGCAGCAACACGCCCTGGGCCCAGCGCAAACGGCGCCGGTACGCCTCGGTGCTGACAAGGGGAGCCGTAGGAAGTTGTTGCGTGGTATCGGTCATAAGCAGAGGGGTAGGCCGCGGGCCGGTCGGGGACAAAAAAGGGCGCCGACCAGGGGCAGCTAGTTATCAATCAGGTCGGAAACAATACGGGCCGAAAGCAGGCACAGCGGAATACCGCCGCCCGGATGCACCGAGCCGCCGCAAAAGTACAGGCCTTCCAGCTTCCGGGAGAAGTTGGGGTGGCGCAGGAAAGCGGCCAGCGTGTTGTTGCTGGAGCTGCCATATAAGGCCCCCCCGAACGAGGACGTACGCGCCTCAATGCCAGGCGGGTCCCAGACGTGCTCGGCCCGGATGAGGGGCGCTACCTCGGTGCCCAGGGCCTGGCTCACGCGCCGCAGCACGGCCTGCCGGGTGCGCTCCACCAGGGCGGGCCAGTCCTGGCCCTGGTCGTGGGGTACGTTCACCATCACAAACCAGTTTTCGTGGCCGGGGGGCGCGTCGGTGGGCGTGTGGCCCGAGGTGATGTTGACGTACACCGTGGGGTCGTCGGCAATAGTCTGCTCCCGGAAAATGGCGTCGAACTCGCGCCTGTAATCCTTAGAAAAGAAGATGTTGTGCACGCCCAGCTCGGGAAAGCGCCGCCCGATGCCCCAGTAAAAAATAAGCGCCGAAGACGAGCGGGGCTGCTGAAGGGTGCGCTC is a genomic window containing:
- a CDS encoding thioredoxin family protein, whose product is MPVTKATDADFQQLLQDNEKVVVKYYADWCGNCRLFSPKFKRLAEAHEGIAFLDVNAETSPEARKLASVTNLPFFAVFRNGELVETVAASKEEAVASLISRLN
- a CDS encoding carotenoid biosynthesis protein; this translates as MTDTTQQLPTAPLVSTEAYRRRLRWAQGVLLLFHVTGFLGLGFSDDPSFYLQFVPLNLLLTLVLLLAFQPRRTPAFWSFCIVTMMVGFFVEVVGVRTGLLFGRYTYGGALGTKWLDTPLMIGVNWLMLSYSAGILARYLPLPGFLRAVVGAGLLVGLDVCLEPVAVRYDFWSWQYDVIPLLNFKGWFLVSLILQVYFNRVEFIKRNPLVPFVYLLQLLFFFGLGMML